In Triticum aestivum cultivar Chinese Spring chromosome 5B, IWGSC CS RefSeq v2.1, whole genome shotgun sequence, the following proteins share a genomic window:
- the LOC123117448 gene encoding putative F-box/LRR-repeat protein 23, with the protein MDHAAPRARDWSLLPLDVLSSIFVRIGAVDVLMGAGLVCRSWLEAAKLPEVWRAVDMDKHEVVFAKCNVVLRAMAKAAVDRSDGQLRSFAGKLFVTNELIKYIVERSPSLTSLRLVSCHVHYLASVMQESAPMELRSLELYDTYLTLTDLTSVVESCPLLQVLWVQDCVQVNMKDKQALQAKFARIIGSRP; encoded by the exons ATGGACCATGCGGCGCCGCGGGCCAGGGATTGGTCGCTGCTGCCCCTCGACGTTCTCTCCTCGATCTTCGTCCGGATCGGCGCCGTCGACGTCCTCATGGGCGCCGGCCTGGTGTGCCGCTCGTGGCTCGAGGCGGCGAAGCTGCCAGAAGTGTGGCGGGCCGTGGACATGGACAAACACGAGGTCGTGTTCGCGAAGTGTAACGTGGTCCTGCGCGCAATGGCGAAGGCGGCCGTCGACCGTTCCGACGGGCAGCTTCGGTCGTTCGCCGGCAAGCTGTTCGTCACCAACGAGCTCATCAAATATATCGTGGAAAG ATCGCCCTCGCTGACTAGCCTTCGGCTTGTTTCCTGCCATGTCCACTACCTCGCCAGTGTTATGCAAGAGTCGGCTCCGATGGAGCTGCGTTCCCTTGAGCTCTACGACACTTACCTCACCCTTACAGACCTGACGTCTGTCGTCGAGAGCTGCCCTCTCCTACAGGTTCTTTGGGTACAGGACTGCGTTCAGGTCAACATGAAAGACAAGCAGGCCCTGCAAGCGAAATTTGCTAGGATCATTGGATCAAGACCCTAA
- the LOC123113943 gene encoding uncharacterized protein has translation MTTTSKLPYTYWKQENERGVKLAVDTHRLCVRRQRSTTRHPTSVMKTTIQSTYALWSLVTPDELEEHCYWGNEVKLYEHHVDALFVMFWRKKPNIKYYVCTIIQDICQASIFRSTTPKRIRWTTLTWMMIHRRSGLLTAMCMMIVASCCELTRGPPSPPTCQSSATVHTSAKETSAPSTSRSPKMPPCSHRASPLDALSTMTEVAYEYDPSMYGAYDVLNLASSFGCCNMVPLNR, from the exons CTGCCCTACACATACTGGAAGCAGGAGAATGAAAGGGGTGTGAAGCTCGCCGTCGACACGCATCGGCTTTGTGTGCGCCGCCAGCGGTCAACCACTCGGCATCCAACCAG TGTGATGAAGACGACCATCCAGAGTACATACGCG CTTTGGAGCTTGG TAACACCTGATGAGCTTGAGGAACATTGTTATTGGGGCAATGAGGTTAAGCTCTATGAGCACCATGTAGACGCCCTATTTGTCATGTTCTGGCGCAAAAAACCAAACATCAAGTACTATGTATGCACCATCATACAAGACATTTGCCAAGCCAG TATTTTCAGGTCCACTACACCAAAGAGAATCCGATGGACTACATTAACCTGGATGATGATACACCGAAGATCAGGCTTGCTGACGGCAATGTGCATGATGATTGTCGCATCATGCTGTGAACTGACAAGAGggccaccatcaccaccaacttgtCAGAGTTCTGCCACCGTGCACACATCCGCGAAGGAGACATCTGCACCTTCCACTTCAAGGTCACCGAAAATGCCGCCTTGCTCTCACCGTGCATCGCCTCTAGACGCATTATCGACAATGACAGAAGTCGCGTATGAATATGATCCATCCATGTACGGAGCTTATGACGTACTGAATCTTGCTTCTTCTTTTGGATGTTGCAACATGGTGCCTTTGAATAGATAG